The following are encoded in a window of Brevibacillus ruminantium genomic DNA:
- a CDS encoding DUF58 domain-containing protein, protein MTTSSMKRSRPFQSLAKRFFDNGILPTRRMIIWLGGGAVVATAGSLVGIGYTFFWIYNLLLLLASVLDWMSMPRKGQFVAARILPEQTDIGQTLTVTLVLENHSGKPVRYHLRDDLPYTFDRPTEVTGVLSERRGVVSYITKGNERGLYTFSHLYLRYQGKLGLWEKQAKPYCPQAIKVYPDLSAVRGYLQSLQDSLIVDGKKILLRSRSGTEFHAIREYVPDDDPRHINWSASARGRRLMTNQFRPEQGKVLTLLLDCGRMMGVELDGRSKLDLSLEAALTLAAVALKQGDQVALLAFSHEIKTYIPPGRGLGHLHTLVEAVYDVRSDFVESNPLQALEYLHRQQKRRSLMVLFSDMENYLLEDQLGAYLWRLRRSHLLLLLSLADPLLHEWSKATVSNSQLAFVKALAQRFQLDRKAFQQNMIGAGIQVLDIPADQLTLTVVNSYLEIKRREAL, encoded by the coding sequence GTGACCACATCATCGATGAAACGCTCGCGGCCATTCCAGTCCCTCGCTAAGCGATTTTTTGACAACGGGATTCTCCCGACCAGAAGGATGATCATCTGGCTCGGGGGAGGTGCAGTGGTAGCCACTGCGGGTTCACTTGTCGGGATCGGGTACACCTTTTTCTGGATTTACAACCTTTTGCTTCTTTTGGCCAGTGTGCTGGACTGGATGAGTATGCCGCGGAAAGGGCAGTTTGTGGCAGCGCGTATCCTGCCCGAGCAAACCGACATCGGGCAAACACTGACCGTCACCCTCGTACTGGAAAATCACAGCGGGAAACCCGTGCGCTATCATCTCCGGGATGATCTCCCCTACACATTTGACCGGCCGACAGAAGTGACAGGCGTCTTGTCGGAGCGGCGAGGTGTCGTATCCTACATAACGAAGGGGAATGAGAGGGGATTATACACCTTTTCGCATCTCTATCTTCGCTATCAGGGAAAGCTGGGCCTGTGGGAGAAGCAAGCCAAACCGTATTGTCCTCAAGCGATTAAAGTGTATCCAGATCTATCGGCTGTCCGCGGGTACCTGCAATCGCTGCAGGACAGCCTGATTGTGGACGGGAAAAAAATCCTGCTCCGGTCAAGAAGCGGAACTGAGTTTCATGCGATTCGCGAGTATGTACCGGACGATGACCCGCGCCATATCAACTGGTCTGCCTCAGCCAGGGGACGGCGTTTGATGACGAATCAGTTTCGACCCGAGCAGGGAAAAGTGTTGACGCTCCTCTTGGACTGCGGCCGGATGATGGGCGTGGAGCTGGATGGCAGGAGCAAGCTGGATCTCTCTTTGGAGGCTGCGCTCACTTTGGCTGCCGTTGCGCTGAAACAGGGCGATCAGGTCGCCTTGCTGGCTTTTTCCCACGAGATCAAAACCTATATTCCTCCAGGCAGAGGGCTCGGGCATCTTCATACATTGGTCGAGGCTGTCTATGATGTGCGAAGTGATTTTGTGGAATCCAACCCGCTGCAAGCACTGGAGTATCTGCATCGGCAACAAAAGCGGAGAAGCTTGATGGTCTTATTCTCCGATATGGAAAATTATCTGCTGGAGGATCAGCTGGGGGCGTATCTGTGGAGACTGAGACGCAGTCATTTGCTGTTGCTGCTGTCACTGGCGGACCCGCTCCTGCATGAATGGAGCAAGGCAACTGTAAGCAACAGTCAGTTAGCCTTCGTCAAGGCGCTGGCACAACGTTTTCAATTGGATCGAAAGGCTTTCCAACAAAATATGATCGGCGCGGGTATCCAGGTCCTGGACATCCCGGCCGATCAATTGACGCTGACCGTAGTCAATTCCTATTTGGAGATTAAAAGAAGAGAAGCGTTATGA
- a CDS encoding DUF4350 domain-containing protein, translating into MTNVFKYRLTVGAAILLFLVVGVLLLKPAGQAYPPYVSFSPNANGTKAVFELLGEKQAVIKEWRKPMEYLPEGEHQAIVLVEPFGLEEAEQAELLKWAEKGNDLLVFQKNSKGWEDVHLAASSLTDYQAEPGKIESAVLSSAGTGQAETHYRLDSSAEMETLLSDQKGILAGRSTVGAGTITLFLVPEWLTNNRIMENDHFELIWPYLQGNWRVIWIDEYHHGYQQRPGILAIYPDWLIVCLTQLGIALLFMIWWQGKRFGPVYTRREWTVRRGDETLLAVASWYERRRLAGDALRIREAYLRQLLSERWGLHKGTSDYDIVRTAKTHWMDRDAGLLSHVLARLEEAKQDRHYTPKRLLEDSKLLDQVTKRLEKE; encoded by the coding sequence ATGACTAATGTCTTCAAATATCGGCTGACTGTGGGAGCAGCCATCCTGCTCTTTTTGGTCGTAGGCGTACTTCTGCTGAAGCCTGCCGGTCAAGCGTATCCCCCCTACGTCTCCTTCTCGCCCAACGCTAACGGTACCAAGGCTGTGTTTGAACTGCTGGGAGAGAAACAGGCGGTAATCAAAGAATGGAGAAAGCCCATGGAGTACTTGCCGGAAGGGGAACATCAGGCGATCGTACTGGTCGAACCCTTCGGCTTAGAGGAAGCTGAGCAGGCAGAGCTGTTGAAATGGGCAGAAAAAGGAAATGATTTGCTCGTATTCCAGAAAAATTCGAAAGGCTGGGAAGATGTTCACCTTGCAGCTAGCAGTCTGACGGATTATCAAGCGGAGCCTGGGAAAATAGAAAGCGCCGTTTTGAGCAGCGCGGGTACAGGTCAGGCTGAAACTCACTACAGACTCGACTCTTCAGCAGAAATGGAAACGCTGCTGTCGGATCAAAAGGGCATACTGGCAGGGCGAAGCACCGTGGGAGCGGGAACGATTACGCTGTTTCTCGTGCCCGAGTGGCTAACGAACAATCGCATCATGGAAAACGATCATTTTGAATTGATTTGGCCGTACCTGCAGGGAAACTGGAGAGTGATCTGGATCGATGAGTACCATCATGGCTATCAGCAGCGCCCTGGTATCCTGGCAATCTACCCGGACTGGCTGATCGTCTGTCTGACCCAGCTTGGGATTGCCCTGTTGTTTATGATTTGGTGGCAAGGGAAGCGTTTTGGCCCGGTTTATACCCGACGGGAATGGACGGTTCGGCGTGGAGACGAAACGCTGTTAGCCGTGGCCAGCTGGTATGAACGACGACGCTTGGCCGGGGACGCCTTGCGCATTCGCGAAGCGTATCTGCGTCAGCTTCTTTCCGAACGATGGGGGTTGCACAAGGGGACGTCCGACTACGATATTGTCCGCACAGCCAAAACGCACTGGATGGACCGGGACGCAGGACTGCTCAGCCATGTGCTGGCAAGGCTGGAGGAAGCGAAGCAAGATCGGCATTACACACCCAAACGATTGCTGGAGGACAGCAAACTGCTGGATCAAGTGACCAAGCGTTTGGAAAAGGAGTGA
- a CDS encoding GNAT family N-acetyltransferase, which yields MRIRLRPTSPKDIPSIYETEQMEENRVYILPWEKERHQLSLTDPDIRHLIVEEADTSRVVGYVILAGLTNPHGSIELLRITISEKGKGYGRQVLREIKRRAFHEWGANRLWLDVKEENKRALQLYLSEGFIMEGKLRECLKTNDRYESLIVLSLLAREYDGQAGSETSKSL from the coding sequence ATGAGGATTCGTCTGCGACCAACGTCCCCCAAGGATATTCCCTCTATATACGAAACCGAGCAAATGGAGGAAAACCGCGTTTACATTTTGCCGTGGGAAAAAGAGCGGCATCAGCTCTCTCTCACTGATCCCGATATTCGCCACCTCATTGTGGAAGAAGCGGATACCAGCCGGGTGGTTGGATACGTCATCCTGGCCGGACTAACCAACCCGCACGGAAGTATTGAATTGCTGCGAATCACGATTTCAGAAAAAGGAAAAGGGTATGGGCGCCAGGTGCTTCGGGAGATTAAAAGACGAGCTTTTCATGAATGGGGAGCCAACCGTTTGTGGTTGGACGTGAAGGAGGAAAATAAACGCGCCCTTCAGCTCTACCTGTCAGAGGGCTTTATCATGGAGGGAAAATTGCGGGAGTGTCTCAAAACAAATGATCGATATGAATCTTTGATCGTTCTCTCCCTGCTGGCCCGGGAGTACGACGGTCAGGCTGGAAGCGAGACAAGCAAGTCCCTGTAA
- a CDS encoding RDD family protein, translating into MNEQHISNQLEREMAIVTPEHVQLRFQTAGLGSRAAAQLIDTGLLLLVNLTVFLIVGIVIFGNEPLFFQETENYALAIILIVLFLLNFGYFFFWEYFRAGQTPGKRWMKIRVIQENGQSLTFLSAVIRNLFRIIDSMPTGYMLGSLVSFFHPRDKRIGDLVAGTIVVVESGSARGKASGKWSRKLEKWRENAPVVFLNERQKQAITREDWNLLDTFVQRIPGLSETKRIELALQIVRRICTRLDWPQRQAAEDHAVGFLLQVHEQLEHEWKIGR; encoded by the coding sequence ATGAATGAGCAACACATCTCCAATCAATTAGAAAGAGAAATGGCAATCGTTACACCAGAGCACGTTCAGCTTCGCTTCCAGACAGCGGGTCTGGGAAGCAGGGCGGCTGCTCAACTGATCGATACCGGCCTGCTTCTCTTGGTTAATCTTACTGTATTTCTAATAGTGGGTATAGTTATTTTTGGAAATGAACCTCTTTTTTTTCAGGAAACGGAAAACTATGCGCTTGCCATCATCTTGATTGTCTTGTTCCTGTTAAACTTTGGCTATTTCTTTTTCTGGGAGTATTTCCGAGCCGGACAGACACCTGGGAAACGCTGGATGAAAATCCGCGTCATCCAGGAAAACGGCCAGTCCCTCACCTTTCTGTCAGCAGTCATTCGCAATCTCTTTCGGATCATTGATTCAATGCCGACCGGTTATATGCTGGGAAGTTTGGTCTCGTTTTTTCACCCGCGCGACAAAAGGATCGGCGATCTAGTCGCGGGAACCATCGTTGTCGTGGAAAGCGGTTCAGCGCGTGGAAAGGCAAGCGGGAAATGGTCCAGAAAACTAGAAAAATGGCGCGAAAATGCGCCCGTCGTCTTTCTGAATGAGCGGCAAAAACAGGCGATCACCAGAGAGGACTGGAATCTTCTGGATACTTTCGTGCAGAGAATTCCCGGTTTGTCGGAGACCAAGCGAATCGAACTGGCTTTGCAGATCGTACGACGAATCTGCACGCGTCTTGATTGGCCACAGCGACAAGCAGCAGAGGATCATGCCGTCGGCTTTCTGTTGCAAGTGCATGAGCAGCTGGAGCACGAATGGAAGATCGGAAGATAA
- a CDS encoding YolD-like family protein, translating into MREKRVSKRDNLFVASRFVLPEHREMYTRMKSEERRYVPPERDEEQQAILSGRVWEAWQARREIMLIYYDGERARKLTGSISHVDPSLGKMKLQAEGRTIWIRFSSLLEVEEDRSG; encoded by the coding sequence ATGAGGGAAAAGCGCGTTTCCAAGCGGGATAATTTGTTTGTAGCCAGTCGCTTTGTCCTGCCCGAGCACCGGGAGATGTACACCAGGATGAAGAGTGAGGAGCGGCGCTACGTTCCACCTGAACGGGACGAGGAACAACAGGCCATCCTCAGTGGCCGGGTATGGGAAGCATGGCAAGCAAGAAGAGAGATCATGCTTATCTATTACGATGGAGAAAGAGCAAGGAAATTGACAGGCAGCATTTCGCATGTCGATCCGTCCCTGGGAAAAATGAAGCTGCAAGCAGAGGGGAGAACAATCTGGATTCGCTTTTCCAGTTTGCTGGAGGTGGAAGAGGATCGCTCCGGGTGA
- a CDS encoding DUF4129 domain-containing protein, with amino-acid sequence MIDPNQLAGDKEKLGEILAREEFQEVERQGKSWLDIILEKILDTISRLLLSADVSPGTAGVLSWVIIMAAIIGIIALLVMWGRRMVRRSRRENPLLVYDERIRTYADYIREAKERGNQGDWREGMRFSFLALLSYMQERSWVHIETWKTNWEYLDELRERKPEWESFFRSHARLFEQVWYGRVALEPAMFWETVNELERRLDGEGAHD; translated from the coding sequence ATGATTGATCCAAACCAACTGGCGGGTGACAAGGAAAAACTGGGAGAGATACTGGCCAGAGAGGAATTCCAGGAAGTAGAGAGACAAGGGAAAAGCTGGCTCGACATCATTCTGGAAAAAATCCTCGACACGATCAGCCGCTTGCTTCTGAGCGCTGATGTCAGTCCCGGTACGGCAGGAGTCTTGTCCTGGGTTATCATTATGGCCGCCATCATCGGCATCATCGCGTTGCTGGTGATGTGGGGACGGCGCATGGTAAGGCGCAGCCGGAGGGAAAATCCCCTGCTTGTCTATGACGAGCGAATTCGCACCTATGCGGATTACATTCGGGAAGCAAAGGAGAGGGGAAATCAGGGGGATTGGCGCGAGGGTATGCGCTTTTCCTTTTTGGCCCTCTTGAGCTACATGCAGGAACGCTCTTGGGTACATATCGAAACGTGGAAAACAAATTGGGAATATTTGGATGAATTGCGAGAGCGAAAACCGGAATGGGAATCATTTTTCCGCAGTCATGCCCGCCTTTTTGAACAGGTGTGGTATGGACGCGTCGCACTTGAACCGGCGATGTTCTGGGAAACGGTAAACGAGCTGGAGCGGAGATTGGACGGGGAGGGTGCGCATGACTAA
- a CDS encoding CBS domain-containing protein, translated as MKISEIMTTSVHTISSWKSVSSAAEQMNERKIGSLLVVDHNEVMGILTSRDVRSAHPNRIVADAMTPSLITVTPDQDIWHAYHLLKAHQIERILVMEDSQMKGLVTREEIMRKLSESLDAHTGLYRAPYIRYIGEELLKQRKPFHLIFVDINDFGRINKEHGHPFGDDVIRALSTRLVNLVHEKDDFLCRYAGDEFVIISLADEERIDEYLKQITKPMVLDDVPISVAVGYLNGRKEPEFFSHSLKELLRKVSLMSSLNKQYKKERSWGDLYDLRRQEEIDISSKESEDEQQGEGVRKGIPNIYL; from the coding sequence ATGAAAATCTCCGAAATCATGACTACATCCGTGCATACCATTTCCTCCTGGAAAAGCGTTTCCTCCGCGGCAGAGCAAATGAATGAACGGAAAATCGGATCGCTGCTGGTTGTAGATCATAATGAGGTCATGGGCATCCTCACTTCACGGGATGTGCGATCAGCCCATCCCAATCGGATCGTGGCCGATGCCATGACGCCATCTCTCATCACAGTCACACCGGATCAGGACATCTGGCATGCGTATCATCTGCTCAAGGCACATCAAATCGAGCGGATTCTGGTGATGGAAGATTCGCAGATGAAGGGGTTGGTGACCCGTGAAGAAATCATGAGGAAGCTCTCAGAGTCACTGGATGCACATACCGGTTTGTATCGCGCTCCGTACATACGATATATCGGCGAGGAGCTGTTGAAACAGCGCAAGCCATTCCATCTGATTTTTGTGGATATCAACGATTTCGGCCGAATTAACAAAGAACACGGTCATCCCTTTGGAGATGATGTCATCCGGGCGCTGTCGACCAGACTGGTAAACCTGGTGCATGAAAAAGACGATTTTCTGTGTCGCTATGCGGGAGATGAGTTTGTGATCATCTCTCTGGCTGACGAAGAGCGGATTGACGAATACCTGAAGCAAATCACGAAGCCGATGGTATTGGATGACGTGCCGATTTCAGTGGCGGTGGGGTACCTGAACGGAAGGAAGGAACCAGAATTTTTCTCACATTCCCTCAAAGAGCTGCTGAGAAAGGTGAGCCTGATGTCTTCGCTGAACAAGCAGTATAAAAAAGAGCGGAGCTGGGGCGATCTCTACGATCTGCGGCGGCAGGAAGAGATCGATATTTCCTCTAAAGAAAGTGAGGATGAACAACAAGGAGAGGGTGTCCGGAAAGGGATTCCCAATATTTACTTATAG
- a CDS encoding coiled-coil domain-containing protein, with protein MNDKIVSASSSPSTTLRMPEQGKQARRKRKGLWKSLFHTILPQSEEKRSAAPVIVAVVLWGGLAYGGYAFAVHTLDKQQQLVQQRIEEIQMANLHQMRTMEEQLTTVQDEMKLVQGGLANIEEELQLTGKTLGGTNQTKQALQDRIDQLNKQLVDLKASLKKLEDAARAW; from the coding sequence ATGAACGACAAGATCGTGTCAGCATCATCATCGCCATCCACAACGCTGCGTATGCCTGAGCAGGGCAAACAGGCAAGACGAAAGCGCAAGGGATTGTGGAAAAGCTTATTTCATACCATCCTTCCCCAGTCGGAAGAGAAGCGCTCTGCCGCGCCTGTTATCGTGGCAGTCGTACTCTGGGGCGGATTGGCTTACGGTGGGTACGCTTTTGCCGTACATACCTTGGACAAGCAGCAGCAACTGGTGCAGCAACGAATTGAAGAAATACAAATGGCCAATCTACATCAGATGAGGACAATGGAAGAGCAGCTAACCACGGTACAGGATGAGATGAAGCTGGTGCAGGGTGGACTGGCTAACATTGAAGAAGAATTGCAACTGACGGGAAAAACACTGGGAGGAACCAATCAAACCAAACAGGCCTTGCAGGATCGGATCGATCAGCTGAACAAGCAACTGGTTGATTTGAAAGCCTCGTTGAAAAAACTGGAGGATGCCGCTCGTGCCTGGTAA
- a CDS encoding AAA family ATPase, giving the protein MEQLLQQMEKKVFGQRQNIRLLVTAMLAGGHVLLEGVPGIGKTKMIRTLAELINGTYRRIQFTPDLMPSDIVGNVVFNMQQNSFETLKGPIFSNLLLADEINRTPPKTQAALLEAMEERQVTIHGVTYPLPDPFFVMATQNPVEYEGTYVLPEAQLDRFLFKLQVDYPSESQELEILRQHTPFFVKEAAEENVAYNVEDIIQKRQRLAEVVVEEQILAYITTIIRKTRETKRLLLGASSRAGIAVLMASKAWALLDNRMYVTPDDVKAVVRPALRHRLIVAPQVELEGGNSDHIIDETLAAIPVPR; this is encoded by the coding sequence GTGGAGCAACTACTGCAACAGATGGAGAAAAAAGTATTTGGTCAAAGGCAAAACATTCGTTTGCTGGTCACAGCCATGCTGGCGGGCGGGCATGTTCTTCTGGAGGGCGTGCCGGGAATCGGAAAAACCAAAATGATCCGGACACTCGCGGAACTGATTAACGGCACGTATCGGCGGATTCAATTTACGCCTGATCTGATGCCGAGCGATATTGTGGGAAATGTCGTCTTCAACATGCAACAAAATTCTTTTGAAACGCTCAAGGGACCGATTTTTTCCAACCTGCTGCTGGCTGACGAGATCAATCGCACGCCTCCAAAGACGCAGGCCGCTTTGCTTGAGGCGATGGAAGAGCGGCAAGTGACGATCCATGGTGTCACTTATCCGCTTCCCGATCCCTTTTTTGTGATGGCTACCCAAAACCCGGTGGAATATGAAGGGACCTATGTCCTTCCCGAAGCGCAATTGGACCGTTTTCTGTTCAAACTGCAGGTGGATTATCCTTCCGAGTCGCAGGAGCTGGAGATTTTACGGCAGCACACTCCGTTCTTTGTGAAGGAAGCAGCAGAGGAGAATGTGGCATACAACGTGGAGGATATCATCCAAAAGCGGCAAAGGCTGGCGGAGGTAGTCGTCGAGGAACAAATACTGGCGTACATCACGACAATCATACGCAAGACCCGGGAGACAAAGCGATTGTTGCTGGGAGCCAGCTCACGGGCAGGAATCGCGGTTCTGATGGCGAGCAAAGCGTGGGCCTTGCTCGATAACCGCATGTACGTCACGCCGGACGATGTCAAGGCTGTTGTACGACCCGCCCTGCGGCATCGACTGATCGTGGCGCCACAGGTCGAATTGGAGGGGGGCAACAGTGACCACATCATCGATGAAACGCTCGCGGCCATTCCAGTCCCTCGCTAA
- a CDS encoding EAL domain-containing protein has product MESITEVIENKQFYHVFQPICHLPEKKVIGYEALIRSLSPIGPEALFQKAIEQNRLFELDTFSILHALQTFFVSHQRQDKSVFLFVNIYPSTIVEDQFPAFVDNILSRFRPFLSKIVLEINESAAERKIWMNPLFTRRIGMLRKIGFMIALDDVGEGTTSFRKIVEISPDFIKMDKFFADGLEASVKKQKIVRLLVEYCQGEAELILEGIEHATDFSRAAVLGVTMGQGYYLGKPERLKSYT; this is encoded by the coding sequence ATGGAGAGTATTACAGAGGTTATTGAAAATAAACAATTCTACCACGTATTCCAGCCGATTTGTCACCTTCCGGAAAAAAAGGTAATAGGATATGAGGCGCTGATACGCAGCTTGTCCCCAATCGGTCCCGAAGCATTATTCCAAAAGGCTATCGAACAAAACAGGTTGTTTGAATTGGATACGTTCTCGATCTTGCACGCGCTTCAGACTTTTTTTGTGTCTCATCAGCGGCAAGACAAAAGTGTATTCCTTTTTGTCAATATTTATCCGTCTACCATCGTAGAAGACCAGTTCCCGGCTTTTGTGGACAACATTTTGAGTCGGTTCCGCCCGTTTCTAAGTAAAATCGTGTTGGAGATCAACGAATCAGCTGCAGAGCGAAAAATCTGGATGAATCCCCTCTTCACCAGACGGATCGGCATGCTAAGAAAAATCGGATTCATGATTGCTCTTGATGACGTAGGAGAAGGCACGACCAGCTTTCGCAAAATCGTAGAAATTTCCCCCGATTTTATCAAAATGGACAAGTTTTTTGCAGATGGACTGGAAGCATCGGTAAAGAAACAAAAAATCGTCCGTCTACTGGTGGAGTATTGCCAGGGGGAGGCGGAGCTGATATTGGAGGGGATCGAACACGCAACGGATTTTAGTCGAGCCGCAGTCCTTGGCGTCACGATGGGCCAGGGGTACTATCTGGGAAAACCGGAACGTTTGAAAAGTTATACTTGA
- a CDS encoding DNA polymerase IV — protein sequence MSHENGRIIFLADMESFYASIEKAANPELSDKPIVVAGDPERRSGVVLAACPIAKSYGVTTAEALWQAQQKCRHLVVVRPRMETYIRIAVQITRIFESFTNLVEPYSIDEQFLDVTGSIKLFGDPWKIAQEIRRRIRLETGVNARIGIGENKVLAKMACDNFAKKQEVGIFWLKREELADTLWKLPIEKLFGVGSRMKRHFHRMGIYQIGQLAQLSPAVLTKRWGINGEVLWRTAHGLDDSPVSLGTHDTQKGIGHHMTLPRDYHTAADIKVVLLELCEEVCRRARSKELMGHVVSVGCRGADFDIPVGFGRQLKLPEPTNDAMTLYEAVCRLFDRHWEGTPVRSVGVNLEQLVPDNVVQLNLFTDTHKQRSLARAVDDIRNRYGPDAILRAVSALQAGQAQERARKIGGHYK from the coding sequence ATGTCCCATGAAAATGGACGGATTATTTTTCTCGCTGACATGGAGAGCTTTTACGCCAGTATTGAAAAAGCAGCCAATCCGGAGCTTAGCGACAAACCAATCGTGGTGGCGGGGGACCCCGAACGGAGGAGCGGCGTCGTGCTGGCGGCCTGCCCGATCGCCAAGTCGTACGGCGTGACTACGGCAGAAGCGCTGTGGCAGGCTCAGCAAAAATGTCGGCATTTGGTGGTCGTACGTCCGCGAATGGAGACCTACATCCGGATTGCCGTGCAAATTACCCGCATTTTTGAGTCGTTTACGAATCTGGTAGAACCGTACTCGATTGACGAACAATTTCTGGACGTGACTGGCAGTATCAAGCTGTTTGGCGATCCGTGGAAGATCGCACAGGAGATCCGGCGGCGGATTCGGCTGGAGACAGGAGTCAATGCCCGGATCGGCATCGGAGAAAACAAGGTGTTGGCCAAAATGGCCTGCGACAATTTTGCCAAAAAGCAGGAGGTCGGTATTTTTTGGCTCAAGCGAGAGGAGCTGGCCGATACGCTTTGGAAGCTGCCGATCGAGAAGCTGTTCGGCGTAGGCTCGCGGATGAAGCGGCATTTTCATCGCATGGGCATCTATCAGATCGGCCAGCTGGCACAGCTCTCTCCCGCTGTGTTAACCAAGCGCTGGGGAATAAACGGAGAAGTGCTGTGGCGCACCGCACATGGTCTGGACGATTCGCCTGTTTCGCTGGGCACGCATGACACCCAAAAAGGGATTGGTCACCACATGACGCTGCCGCGCGATTATCATACGGCAGCCGATATCAAGGTGGTGCTGCTGGAGCTGTGTGAGGAGGTTTGTCGCCGGGCGCGGAGCAAGGAGTTGATGGGCCATGTGGTCTCGGTTGGCTGCCGGGGTGCTGATTTCGATATTCCCGTGGGATTCGGACGCCAGCTAAAGCTGCCAGAGCCGACGAACGATGCGATGACGCTGTATGAAGCGGTCTGCCGCCTGTTCGACCGGCATTGGGAGGGGACGCCGGTGCGAAGTGTGGGCGTTAATCTGGAGCAGCTGGTACCCGACAACGTGGTGCAGCTCAATCTCTTTACAGATACACATAAACAGCGGTCACTCGCCCGCGCCGTAGACGACATCCGCAACCGTTACGGCCCGGATGCCATCCTGCGGGCCGTTTCTGCCTTGCAGGCAGGGCAGGCCCAGGAGCGGGCGAGAAAGATCGGGGGGCATTATAAATGA
- a CDS encoding ABC transporter ATP-binding protein, with protein MEQKRLEPMGVGGLLDRSFAVYRQHFATFFLLALILFAPLMLLQEALMSDMGSMPLLASDNESDSFEEFLQNRFLGSDQPVTEDPIKLLLFLLLLIPISLFVVYPQMQGASLLITKGAVYGEPITLKAALKQSFSRFWPMAGSTFVYGLIVLGIMIGFMLVIGLLSVLGIGVGGLLMPDLDSFNPVLMILLFILLYLLFILVIVLLPGYFLLRWAFYLPVVLIERDGIGIGRSWRLTKGKFWRLVALYIVLTVIYTIFSGGIQALLIAVFGVSVLGQLLLVLFTCLLVPWMMIVYALTYLDLKVRYDGTDVEALLQVQTEPVMTNEKPDERP; from the coding sequence ATGGAGCAAAAGCGGCTTGAACCCATGGGAGTGGGGGGCTTACTGGATCGAAGCTTTGCGGTTTACCGCCAACATTTTGCCACGTTCTTTTTATTGGCGCTGATCCTGTTTGCTCCGCTGATGCTGCTGCAGGAGGCATTGATGAGTGATATGGGCAGCATGCCGCTGCTGGCATCCGATAATGAATCGGATAGTTTTGAAGAATTTTTGCAAAACCGATTTTTGGGATCAGATCAACCAGTAACCGAAGACCCGATAAAGCTACTGCTTTTTCTTTTGTTGCTAATCCCTATCAGTCTTTTCGTGGTTTACCCTCAAATGCAGGGGGCATCGCTGCTGATCACCAAAGGGGCTGTGTATGGGGAACCCATCACGTTAAAGGCTGCGTTGAAGCAATCTTTTTCAAGATTCTGGCCCATGGCCGGCAGTACGTTTGTATATGGGCTGATCGTCCTCGGAATCATGATCGGATTTATGCTGGTCATCGGTTTGCTGTCGGTACTTGGGATTGGAGTGGGCGGCCTGCTCATGCCTGATCTGGACAGCTTTAATCCCGTGCTGATGATCCTCTTGTTTATCTTGCTGTACCTTCTCTTCATTCTTGTGATTGTCCTGCTTCCTGGATATTTTCTGCTTCGCTGGGCGTTTTATCTCCCTGTGGTGCTGATTGAGCGGGACGGTATTGGAATTGGTCGCAGCTGGCGTTTGACAAAAGGGAAATTTTGGCGATTGGTTGCCTTGTACATTGTACTTACCGTCATTTACACGATTTTCTCAGGCGGGATTCAAGCCCTTCTGATTGCCGTCTTCGGCGTATCCGTCTTGGGCCAATTGCTGCTGGTGCTGTTTACATGCCTTTTGGTGCCCTGGATGATGATCGTGTACGCGCTGACGTATCTGGACTTGAAAGTTCGCTATGATGGTACAGACGTGGAAGCATTGCTGCAAGTGCAAACGGAGCCGGTCATGACGAATGAGAAGCCGGATGAGAGGCCATGA